The proteins below come from a single Felis catus isolate Fca126 chromosome A1, F.catus_Fca126_mat1.0, whole genome shotgun sequence genomic window:
- the SLITRK6 gene encoding SLIT and NTRK-like protein 6 isoform X1, whose product MKNLKSLLHKYCALQITSGRVSALQNQISSHGNMKLWIHLLYSSLLASISSQSQTPMSSTRGSCDSLCNCEEKDGTMLINCEEKGIKKLSQISVPPSRPFHLSLLNNGLTMLHTNDFSGLTNAISIHLGFNNIADIESGAFNGLGLLKQLHINHNSLEILKEDTFHGLENLEFLQADNNFITVIEPSAFSKLNRLKVLILNDNAIESLPPNIFRFVPLTHLDLRGNQLQTLPYVGFLEHIGRILDLQLEDNKWTCNCDLLELKIWLENMPPQSVIGDVVCNSPPFFKGSILSRLKKESICPTPPVYEEHEDPSGSLHLAATSSMSESHVSIKTTPLSKPTTKAPVLIPYITKPFTQLPGPYCPIPCNCKVLSPSGLLVHCQERNIESLSDLKPPPQNPRKLVLAGNIIHTLMKSDLVEYFTLEMLHLGNNRIEVLEEGSFMNLTRLQKLYLNGNHLTKLSRGMFLGLHNLEYLYLEYNAVKEILPGTFNPMPKLKVLYLNNNLLQVLPPHIFSGVSLTRINLKTNQFTHLPVSNILDDLDLLTQIDLEDNPWDCSCDLVGLQQWLQKLSKNTVTDDILCTSPEHLDKKELKALTSELLCPGLVNNPSLPTQTSYIIVSTPATTTTADTILRSLTDAVPLSVLILGLLIVFITIVFCAAGIVVLVLHRRRRYKKKQADEQMRDNSPVHLQYSMYGHKTTHHTTERPTASLYEQHMVSPMVHVYRSPSFGPKHLEDEEERNEKDGSDAKHLQRSLLERENHSPLTGSNMKYKTTDQSTEFLSFQDASSLYRNILEKERELQQLGITEYLRKNIAQLQPDMEVHYPGAHEELKLMETLMYSRPRKVLVEQTKNEYFELKANLHAEPDYLEVLEQQT is encoded by the exons CTGTGCATTACAGATAACGTCAGGAAGAGTCTCTGCTTTACAG AATCAGATTTCATCACACGGCAACATGAAGCTGTGGATTCATCTCTTATATTCATCTCTCCTTGCCAGCATATCTTCACAGTCCCAAACTCCAATGTCCTCGACCAGAGGTTCTTGTGATTCTCTTTGCAATTGCGAGGAAAAAGATGGCACAATGCTAATAAATTGTGAAGAAAAAGGTATCAAGAAGTTATCCCAAATAAGTGTACCACCATCACGACCTTTCCACCTAAGTTTATTAAATAATGGCTTGACAATGCTTCACACAAATGACTTTTCTGGGCTTACCAATGCTATCTCAATACACCTTGGATTTAACAATATTGCAGATATTGAGTCTGGTGCATTTAATGGCCTTGGCCTTCTTAAGCAACTTCATATCAATCACAATTCATTAGAAATTCTCAAAGAGGATACCTTCCATGGACTGGAAAACCTGGAATTCCTCCAAGCAGATAACAATTTCATTACAGTGATTGAACCAAGTGCCTTTAGCAAGCTTAACAGACTTAAAGTGTTAATTTTAAATGACAATGCCATTGAGAGTCTTCCTCCAAACATATTTCGGTTCGTTCCTTTAACCCATCTAGATCTTCGTGGAAATCAGTTGCAAACATTGCCTTATGTTGGCTTTTTAGAACACATTGGCCGGATATTGGACCTCCAATTGGAGGACAATAAGTGGACCTGTAATTGTGACTTATTAGAGCTAAAAATTTGGTTGGAAAACATGCCTCCACAGTCTGTAATTGGTGATGTCGTCTGCAACAGCCCTCCATTTTTCAAAGGAAGTATACTAAGCAGACTGAAAAAGGAATCAATTTGCCCCACCCCACCAGTGTATGAAGAACACGAGGATCCATCAGGATCGTTGCATCTGGCAGCAACTTCTTCAATGAGTGAAAGTCACGTGTCAATCAAAACCACACCTCTTTCAAAACCAACCACCAAAGCACCAGTTTTGATACcctatattacaaagccattCACTCAACTCCCAGGACCCTACTGTCCTATTCCCTGTAACTGCAAAGTACTATCCCCATCAGGACTTCTAGTACACTGTCAGGAGCGCAATATTGAAAGCTTATCAGATCTAAAACCTCCTCCACAAAATCCCAGAAAGCTTGTGCTAGCAGGCAATATTATCCATACATTAATGAAGTCTGATCTAGTGGAATACTTCACTTTGGAAATGCTTCACTTGGGAAATAATCGTATTGAGGTTCTTGAGGAAGGCTCATTTATGAATCTGACAAGATTGCAAAAGCTCTATCTAAATGGTAACCACCTGACCAAATTAAGTAGAGGCATGTTCCTTGGTCTCCACAATCTTGAATACTTATATCTTGAATACAATGCAGTTAAGGAAATATTGCCAGGGACCTTTAACCCAATGCCTAAACTTAAAGTCCTCTATTTAAATAACAACCTCCTGCAAGTTTTACCACCACATATTTTTTCAGGGGTTTCCCTAACAAGGATAAACCTAAAAACAAACCAGTTTACCCATCTCCCTGTAAGTAATATCTTGGATGACCTTGACTTATTGACTCAGATTGACCTTGAGGACAATCCCTGGGATTGCTCCTGTGACCTGGTTGGATTGCAACAATGGCTACAAAAACTAAGTAAGAACACAGTAACAGATGACATCCTCTGCACTTCTCCAGAGCACCTGgacaaaaaggaattaaaagcactAACTAGTGAACTTCTTTGCCCTGGTTTAGTCAATAACCCATCCCTGCCAACTCAAACTAGTTACATAATTGTCAGTACCCCTGCAACCACAACTACAGCCGATACTATTTTGAGATCACTTACTGATGCTGTACCACTCTCTGTTCTAATACTAGGACTGCTGATTGTGTTCATAACCATTGTGTTCTGTGCTGCAGGGATAGTGGTTCTTGTTCTCCACCGCAGgagaagatacaaaaagaaacaagctgATGAGCAGATGAGAGACAACAGTCCAGTCCATCTCCAGTATAGTATGTATGGCCATAAAACAACTCACCACACTACTGAGAGACCCACTGCATCACTCTATGAGCAGCACATGGTGAGTCCCATGGTTCATGTCTATAGAAGTCCATCCTTTGGCCCAAAGCATttggaagatgaagaagaaaggaatgaaaaagatgGAAGTGATGCGAAACATCTCCAAAGAAGTCTTTTAGAACGGGAAAATCATTCACCACTCACAGGGtcaaatatgaaatacaaaacCACAGACCAATCAactgaatttttatcttttcaggaTGCCAGTTCATTATATAGGaacattttagagaaagaaagagaacttcaGCAACTGGGAATCACAGAATACCTAAGGAAGAACATTGCTCAACTCCAGCCTGACATGGAGGTACATTATCCTGGAGCCCACGAAGAGTTAAAATTAATGGAGACTTTAATGTACTCAAGGCCCAGGAAGGTATTAGTGGAACAGactaaaaatgagtattttgagCTTAAAGCTAACTTACATGCTGAACCTGACTACTTAGAAGTTCTGGAGCAGCAAACATAG
- the SLITRK6 gene encoding SLIT and NTRK-like protein 6 isoform X2 — protein sequence MKLWIHLLYSSLLASISSQSQTPMSSTRGSCDSLCNCEEKDGTMLINCEEKGIKKLSQISVPPSRPFHLSLLNNGLTMLHTNDFSGLTNAISIHLGFNNIADIESGAFNGLGLLKQLHINHNSLEILKEDTFHGLENLEFLQADNNFITVIEPSAFSKLNRLKVLILNDNAIESLPPNIFRFVPLTHLDLRGNQLQTLPYVGFLEHIGRILDLQLEDNKWTCNCDLLELKIWLENMPPQSVIGDVVCNSPPFFKGSILSRLKKESICPTPPVYEEHEDPSGSLHLAATSSMSESHVSIKTTPLSKPTTKAPVLIPYITKPFTQLPGPYCPIPCNCKVLSPSGLLVHCQERNIESLSDLKPPPQNPRKLVLAGNIIHTLMKSDLVEYFTLEMLHLGNNRIEVLEEGSFMNLTRLQKLYLNGNHLTKLSRGMFLGLHNLEYLYLEYNAVKEILPGTFNPMPKLKVLYLNNNLLQVLPPHIFSGVSLTRINLKTNQFTHLPVSNILDDLDLLTQIDLEDNPWDCSCDLVGLQQWLQKLSKNTVTDDILCTSPEHLDKKELKALTSELLCPGLVNNPSLPTQTSYIIVSTPATTTTADTILRSLTDAVPLSVLILGLLIVFITIVFCAAGIVVLVLHRRRRYKKKQADEQMRDNSPVHLQYSMYGHKTTHHTTERPTASLYEQHMVSPMVHVYRSPSFGPKHLEDEEERNEKDGSDAKHLQRSLLERENHSPLTGSNMKYKTTDQSTEFLSFQDASSLYRNILEKERELQQLGITEYLRKNIAQLQPDMEVHYPGAHEELKLMETLMYSRPRKVLVEQTKNEYFELKANLHAEPDYLEVLEQQT from the coding sequence ATGAAGCTGTGGATTCATCTCTTATATTCATCTCTCCTTGCCAGCATATCTTCACAGTCCCAAACTCCAATGTCCTCGACCAGAGGTTCTTGTGATTCTCTTTGCAATTGCGAGGAAAAAGATGGCACAATGCTAATAAATTGTGAAGAAAAAGGTATCAAGAAGTTATCCCAAATAAGTGTACCACCATCACGACCTTTCCACCTAAGTTTATTAAATAATGGCTTGACAATGCTTCACACAAATGACTTTTCTGGGCTTACCAATGCTATCTCAATACACCTTGGATTTAACAATATTGCAGATATTGAGTCTGGTGCATTTAATGGCCTTGGCCTTCTTAAGCAACTTCATATCAATCACAATTCATTAGAAATTCTCAAAGAGGATACCTTCCATGGACTGGAAAACCTGGAATTCCTCCAAGCAGATAACAATTTCATTACAGTGATTGAACCAAGTGCCTTTAGCAAGCTTAACAGACTTAAAGTGTTAATTTTAAATGACAATGCCATTGAGAGTCTTCCTCCAAACATATTTCGGTTCGTTCCTTTAACCCATCTAGATCTTCGTGGAAATCAGTTGCAAACATTGCCTTATGTTGGCTTTTTAGAACACATTGGCCGGATATTGGACCTCCAATTGGAGGACAATAAGTGGACCTGTAATTGTGACTTATTAGAGCTAAAAATTTGGTTGGAAAACATGCCTCCACAGTCTGTAATTGGTGATGTCGTCTGCAACAGCCCTCCATTTTTCAAAGGAAGTATACTAAGCAGACTGAAAAAGGAATCAATTTGCCCCACCCCACCAGTGTATGAAGAACACGAGGATCCATCAGGATCGTTGCATCTGGCAGCAACTTCTTCAATGAGTGAAAGTCACGTGTCAATCAAAACCACACCTCTTTCAAAACCAACCACCAAAGCACCAGTTTTGATACcctatattacaaagccattCACTCAACTCCCAGGACCCTACTGTCCTATTCCCTGTAACTGCAAAGTACTATCCCCATCAGGACTTCTAGTACACTGTCAGGAGCGCAATATTGAAAGCTTATCAGATCTAAAACCTCCTCCACAAAATCCCAGAAAGCTTGTGCTAGCAGGCAATATTATCCATACATTAATGAAGTCTGATCTAGTGGAATACTTCACTTTGGAAATGCTTCACTTGGGAAATAATCGTATTGAGGTTCTTGAGGAAGGCTCATTTATGAATCTGACAAGATTGCAAAAGCTCTATCTAAATGGTAACCACCTGACCAAATTAAGTAGAGGCATGTTCCTTGGTCTCCACAATCTTGAATACTTATATCTTGAATACAATGCAGTTAAGGAAATATTGCCAGGGACCTTTAACCCAATGCCTAAACTTAAAGTCCTCTATTTAAATAACAACCTCCTGCAAGTTTTACCACCACATATTTTTTCAGGGGTTTCCCTAACAAGGATAAACCTAAAAACAAACCAGTTTACCCATCTCCCTGTAAGTAATATCTTGGATGACCTTGACTTATTGACTCAGATTGACCTTGAGGACAATCCCTGGGATTGCTCCTGTGACCTGGTTGGATTGCAACAATGGCTACAAAAACTAAGTAAGAACACAGTAACAGATGACATCCTCTGCACTTCTCCAGAGCACCTGgacaaaaaggaattaaaagcactAACTAGTGAACTTCTTTGCCCTGGTTTAGTCAATAACCCATCCCTGCCAACTCAAACTAGTTACATAATTGTCAGTACCCCTGCAACCACAACTACAGCCGATACTATTTTGAGATCACTTACTGATGCTGTACCACTCTCTGTTCTAATACTAGGACTGCTGATTGTGTTCATAACCATTGTGTTCTGTGCTGCAGGGATAGTGGTTCTTGTTCTCCACCGCAGgagaagatacaaaaagaaacaagctgATGAGCAGATGAGAGACAACAGTCCAGTCCATCTCCAGTATAGTATGTATGGCCATAAAACAACTCACCACACTACTGAGAGACCCACTGCATCACTCTATGAGCAGCACATGGTGAGTCCCATGGTTCATGTCTATAGAAGTCCATCCTTTGGCCCAAAGCATttggaagatgaagaagaaaggaatgaaaaagatgGAAGTGATGCGAAACATCTCCAAAGAAGTCTTTTAGAACGGGAAAATCATTCACCACTCACAGGGtcaaatatgaaatacaaaacCACAGACCAATCAactgaatttttatcttttcaggaTGCCAGTTCATTATATAGGaacattttagagaaagaaagagaacttcaGCAACTGGGAATCACAGAATACCTAAGGAAGAACATTGCTCAACTCCAGCCTGACATGGAGGTACATTATCCTGGAGCCCACGAAGAGTTAAAATTAATGGAGACTTTAATGTACTCAAGGCCCAGGAAGGTATTAGTGGAACAGactaaaaatgagtattttgagCTTAAAGCTAACTTACATGCTGAACCTGACTACTTAGAAGTTCTGGAGCAGCAAACATAG